One genomic window of Halobellus limi includes the following:
- a CDS encoding DHH family phosphoesterase, with translation MDWITHDEDVWFDFRGDSPKQLTPGRYYKGTVDGFADFGVFVDLAPGVTGLLHRSELDRRLESLDWESGDTVFVQVKNVRSNGNIDLGWSIRQSESEFRGARVHDPDGDDDGEEIDNGSADDGPTPVKKTPKGVSTKSRVGNGTDSTGDSGQSASATDGAEAEQSDDGASAATDETSDVGADEASAAADAASDDGDAAVSEEANESDFEFDEAGAGDETEAGDEAEDDADATADTEAPERVTVDSLGDRVGELVRIEGEIVGARQTGGPTIFEVRDETAVVDCAAFVEAGVRAYPEVDEGDLVRLDGEVELRRGELQVETEELTVLADEEADTVEERLEDALSEKARPETVEPLADDGAVAAVTDQLADAAEAIRTAVLQSRPIVVRHAATADGYVAGAAIERAVLPLIREEHARADAEYHFFTRRPLDDPVYGMDAATNDVTRMLQDSERHDEKLPLVVLVGVGGTTDSLDGLGLLGVYGASRVVVDAEAVDTEVVDEASVLVSPSLTDVDAASLSTGALGANLAAAVNADASDDLAHLPAVSYWQDTPQAYADLASEAGYDADRTRELRQAVALEAYYQSYQDKRELITDLLFEDDGGLAGHVSEQFRIKLDDEVETAEANLETREVDGASVAVLDADSYSHRFDFPPTSLLADALHRRADDDRAATVVYSTDELFVRAEGVDVRTAAADAREAVPEGGITAVGIRQNRVEFLSGAREDVVDAVAAAVVDQL, from the coding sequence ATGGATTGGATTACGCACGACGAGGACGTCTGGTTCGATTTCCGGGGAGATTCCCCAAAGCAGCTCACGCCGGGACGGTACTACAAGGGCACCGTCGATGGATTCGCGGATTTCGGCGTCTTCGTCGATCTCGCGCCCGGGGTCACCGGGCTTCTGCACCGTAGCGAACTCGACCGTCGCCTCGAGAGCCTCGATTGGGAGTCCGGCGACACCGTCTTCGTCCAGGTGAAGAACGTCCGAAGCAACGGCAACATCGACCTCGGCTGGTCGATCCGACAGTCGGAGTCGGAGTTCCGCGGGGCGCGCGTTCACGACCCCGACGGCGACGACGACGGCGAAGAGATCGACAACGGCTCGGCGGACGACGGACCCACGCCCGTCAAGAAGACGCCGAAGGGCGTCTCGACGAAGTCGCGCGTCGGCAACGGCACCGACTCCACCGGTGACTCCGGACAGTCGGCTTCCGCGACCGACGGAGCCGAAGCCGAGCAGTCGGACGACGGAGCGTCCGCTGCTACCGACGAGACGTCCGATGTCGGCGCCGACGAAGCGTCCGCTGCCGCCGACGCGGCGTCCGACGACGGGGACGCCGCTGTGAGCGAGGAGGCGAACGAGAGCGACTTCGAGTTCGACGAGGCCGGAGCTGGCGACGAGACCGAGGCCGGCGACGAAGCCGAAGACGACGCCGACGCGACGGCGGACACCGAAGCGCCCGAGCGCGTCACGGTCGACTCCCTCGGTGACCGCGTCGGCGAACTCGTCCGGATCGAGGGCGAAATCGTCGGCGCGCGTCAGACCGGCGGCCCGACCATCTTCGAGGTCCGCGACGAGACCGCCGTCGTCGACTGCGCGGCGTTCGTCGAGGCCGGCGTCCGCGCGTACCCCGAGGTCGACGAGGGCGACCTCGTCCGACTCGACGGCGAGGTCGAACTCCGACGCGGCGAACTGCAGGTCGAGACCGAGGAGCTGACCGTGCTCGCCGACGAGGAAGCTGACACGGTCGAGGAGCGTCTCGAAGACGCGCTCTCGGAGAAGGCCCGCCCCGAGACCGTCGAGCCGCTCGCCGACGACGGGGCGGTCGCGGCCGTCACCGACCAGCTCGCCGACGCCGCGGAGGCGATCCGGACCGCCGTCCTCCAGTCGCGTCCGATCGTCGTCCGCCACGCCGCCACCGCCGACGGCTACGTCGCCGGTGCGGCCATCGAGCGCGCGGTGCTGCCGCTCATCCGCGAGGAGCACGCCCGCGCCGACGCCGAGTACCACTTCTTCACCCGGCGACCGCTCGACGACCCCGTCTACGGGATGGACGCCGCGACCAACGACGTGACGCGGATGCTGCAGGACAGCGAGCGCCACGACGAGAAACTGCCGCTCGTGGTCCTCGTCGGCGTCGGCGGCACCACCGACTCCCTCGACGGCCTCGGCCTCCTGGGCGTCTACGGGGCCTCTCGGGTCGTCGTCGACGCCGAGGCGGTCGACACCGAAGTCGTCGACGAGGCGAGCGTCCTCGTCTCGCCGAGCCTCACCGACGTCGACGCTGCTTCCCTCTCGACGGGCGCACTCGGTGCCAACCTGGCGGCCGCGGTCAACGCCGACGCGAGCGACGACCTCGCCCACCTGCCCGCCGTGAGCTACTGGCAGGACACGCCGCAGGCGTACGCCGACCTCGCGAGCGAGGCCGGCTACGACGCCGACCGGACGCGGGAACTCCGGCAGGCCGTCGCACTGGAGGCGTACTACCAGTCGTATCAGGACAAGCGCGAACTCATCACCGACCTCTTGTTCGAGGACGACGGCGGCCTCGCCGGCCACGTCTCCGAGCAGTTCCGGATCAAGCTCGACGACGAGGTCGAGACCGCCGAAGCGAACCTCGAGACGCGCGAGGTAGACGGCGCCTCCGTCGCCGTCCTCGACGCCGACTCCTACAGTCACCGCTTCGACTTCCCGCCGACGTCGCTGCTGGCTGACGCGCTGCACCGCCGAGCCGACGACGACCGAGCCGCGACGGTCGTCTACTCCACGGACGAACTGTTCGTCCGCGCCGAGGGCGTCGACGTCCGCACCGCCGCCGCGGACGCTCGCGAGGCCGTCCCTGAAGGAGGGATCACGGCCGTCGGCATCCGACAGAACCGCGTGGAGTTCCTCTCCGGCGCGCGGGAGGACGTCGTCGACGCCGTCGCGGCGGCCGTCGTCGACCAGCTCTGA
- a CDS encoding MFS transporter, producing MSTTTELKQGIREHKGQFALHVLLVFATGLTIGSERAVVPVLGRDVLGVESLFVIGSFVVSFGFVKALLNLYAGKWGGEYGRKPVLVLGWATALPLPVILIFAPSWGWITVGNVLLGINQALTWSMAINAKIDLAGPDQRGLAVGIDEAFGYSGVAVGAWVTGVIAGRWSLRPEPFYFLAVVVVLAFLVSIFLIEETVQYARVEVDDEDHHDANLPFVEVLKRATYGDRTLFAAAQAGHIEKFVDTLYWLAVPLYLTSRGLGIAAVGFIVGVHSAMYFLQVATGGLADRIGRRPPVVAGMFLTAGSVLGMVLVDGYLPWAVLSGVSGLGMALLYPNLMTVPGDAAHPTWRATGMGVYRMWRDSGYGVGAILIGLSMEFASVEAAFYLTALLMFLSGAVVYVWMEETHPEFGTHEPPAPADRPSARSVTED from the coding sequence ATGAGCACGACAACGGAACTCAAACAGGGAATCCGCGAACACAAGGGCCAGTTCGCGCTGCACGTCCTCTTAGTGTTCGCGACCGGACTGACCATCGGCTCCGAACGCGCCGTCGTCCCCGTCCTCGGGCGCGACGTCCTCGGCGTCGAATCGCTGTTCGTCATCGGCTCGTTCGTCGTCTCGTTCGGGTTCGTCAAGGCGCTTCTCAACCTCTACGCCGGCAAGTGGGGCGGCGAGTACGGCCGCAAGCCGGTGCTCGTCCTCGGCTGGGCGACGGCGCTCCCGCTCCCGGTCATCCTCATCTTCGCGCCGAGTTGGGGCTGGATCACCGTCGGCAACGTGCTGTTGGGAATCAACCAGGCACTGACCTGGAGTATGGCGATCAACGCCAAGATCGACCTCGCGGGTCCCGACCAACGCGGCCTCGCGGTCGGGATCGACGAGGCGTTCGGCTACTCGGGGGTCGCGGTCGGCGCCTGGGTCACAGGCGTCATCGCCGGCCGGTGGAGCCTCCGACCCGAGCCGTTCTACTTCCTCGCCGTCGTCGTCGTGCTGGCGTTCCTCGTCTCGATCTTCCTGATCGAGGAGACGGTCCAGTACGCCAGAGTGGAGGTCGACGACGAGGACCACCACGACGCGAACCTGCCGTTCGTCGAGGTGCTGAAGCGCGCGACGTACGGGGACCGGACCCTGTTCGCCGCGGCGCAGGCCGGTCACATCGAGAAGTTCGTCGACACGCTGTACTGGCTGGCCGTCCCGCTGTATCTCACGAGTCGGGGGCTCGGGATCGCCGCGGTCGGGTTCATTGTCGGCGTTCACAGCGCGATGTACTTCCTCCAGGTCGCGACCGGCGGCCTCGCGGACCGCATCGGGCGCCGGCCGCCCGTCGTCGCGGGAATGTTCCTCACCGCCGGGAGCGTCCTCGGGATGGTCCTCGTCGACGGGTACCTCCCGTGGGCCGTGCTCTCCGGTGTGTCCGGCCTCGGAATGGCGCTGCTCTATCCGAACCTGATGACGGTCCCGGGCGACGCGGCCCATCCGACGTGGCGCGCGACCGGGATGGGCGTCTACCGGATGTGGCGCGACTCCGGCTACGGGGTCGGCGCGATCCTGATCGGCCTCTCGATGGAGTTCGCGAGCGTCGAAGCCGCGTTCTACCTCACCGCCCTCCTGATGTTCCTCTCCGGCGCGGTCGTGTACGTCTGGATGGAGGAGACGCACCCGGAGTTCGGGACACACGAACCGCCCGCACCGGCCGACCGACCATCGGCACGGTCGGTCACCGAGGACTGA
- a CDS encoding thiamine pyrophosphate-dependent dehydrogenase E1 component subunit alpha: MYENIVTARHYEERLQEEYLEGKQPAFDISAGPIPGELHLAAGQEAAAAGVCQHLRDDDTVTATHRPHHVAIAKGVDLERMTAEIFGRQTGLGKGKGGHMHLFDPEVHFACSGIIAEGCPPAAGAGLAAKKRNEDSVAVAYLGEGAIDQGAFLESLNFAAVFDLPVVFVIEDNDWAISMPKERVTDVENGAKRADGFEMPGARVDADDAVEIYEVAGEAIGRARDRNGPTVLEVQVHRRMGHFMGDPQTYRPEEDQEAAAERDSIERLERDLRNHGVDDERIEEIREAAHERVEAAIEWAKEQPKPDPSDAHEDIFVNPPSGVTDSEPDFEFAGGDD, from the coding sequence ATGTACGAGAACATAGTGACCGCTCGCCACTACGAGGAGCGGTTGCAGGAGGAGTACCTCGAGGGCAAACAGCCCGCCTTCGACATCTCCGCCGGACCGATCCCCGGCGAACTGCACCTCGCCGCCGGGCAGGAGGCGGCGGCCGCGGGGGTCTGTCAGCACCTCCGCGACGACGACACGGTGACTGCGACGCACCGGCCCCACCACGTCGCGATCGCGAAGGGCGTCGACCTCGAACGGATGACGGCCGAAATCTTCGGCCGGCAGACCGGGCTGGGAAAGGGGAAGGGCGGACACATGCACCTCTTCGATCCCGAGGTCCACTTCGCGTGCAGCGGGATCATCGCGGAGGGCTGTCCGCCGGCCGCCGGCGCGGGCCTCGCGGCGAAGAAGCGCAACGAGGACAGCGTCGCCGTGGCGTACCTCGGCGAGGGCGCGATCGATCAGGGCGCGTTCCTGGAGTCGCTGAACTTCGCGGCGGTCTTCGACCTGCCGGTCGTGTTCGTCATCGAGGACAACGACTGGGCGATCAGTATGCCCAAAGAGCGCGTGACCGACGTCGAGAACGGCGCGAAACGCGCCGACGGGTTCGAGATGCCGGGCGCTCGCGTCGACGCCGACGACGCCGTCGAGATCTACGAGGTCGCCGGCGAGGCGATCGGCCGCGCCCGCGACCGCAACGGCCCGACGGTCCTCGAAGTGCAGGTGCACCGCCGGATGGGCCACTTTATGGGCGATCCCCAGACGTACCGCCCGGAAGAGGACCAGGAGGCGGCCGCCGAGCGCGACTCCATCGAGCGACTGGAGCGTGACCTCCGGAACCACGGCGTCGACGACGAGAGGATCGAGGAGATCCGCGAGGCGGCGCACGAGCGCGTCGAGGCGGCGATCGAGTGGGCCAAAGAGCAGCCGAAACCGGACCCGTCCGACGCCCACGAGGATATATTCGTGAACCCACCGAGCGGCGTGACGGACAGCGAACCCGACTTCGAGTTCGCAGGGGGTGACGACTGA
- a CDS encoding thymidine kinase yields the protein MHAITNSGWIEVVTGSMFSGKTEEVLRRLRRAEIAGQEVAAFKPAVDDRYGETTVGSHVGRQWNAAVVPSEGEGIWEIRERLNGEDVVAVDEANFFGPGLVDVCQRLADDGRRVIVSGIDQTYRGEPFEPLPQLMAVAEYVDKLQAICSQCGEPATRNQRLVEGEPAHVDEPTIVVGAEESYEARCRNCHTLRRE from the coding sequence ATGCACGCCATCACGAACAGCGGCTGGATCGAGGTCGTCACCGGGTCGATGTTCTCGGGGAAGACCGAGGAGGTCCTCCGCCGCCTCCGGCGCGCGGAGATCGCCGGGCAGGAGGTCGCCGCGTTCAAACCGGCGGTCGACGACCGCTACGGGGAGACGACCGTCGGGTCGCACGTCGGTCGACAGTGGAACGCCGCCGTCGTGCCCAGCGAGGGCGAGGGGATCTGGGAGATCCGCGAGCGTCTCAACGGCGAGGACGTCGTCGCCGTCGACGAGGCGAACTTCTTCGGTCCGGGGCTGGTCGACGTCTGTCAGCGCCTCGCCGACGACGGCCGCCGCGTCATCGTCTCGGGGATCGATCAGACCTACAGGGGCGAGCCGTTCGAGCCGCTCCCGCAACTGATGGCCGTCGCGGAGTACGTCGACAAACTGCAGGCGATCTGCTCGCAGTGCGGCGAGCCGGCGACGCGGAACCAGCGGCTCGTCGAGGGCGAACCCGCCCACGTGGACGAGCCGACCATCGTCGTCGGCGCCGAGGAGTCCTACGAGGCGCGGTGCCGGAACTGTCATACGCTTCGCCGCGAGTAA
- a CDS encoding SLC13 family permease encodes MPVSVDVLVVLAVVAAALVLFVWQPVSIDTTAIALMVALILLGPWTGVSPEEGVSGFSNPATLTVLAMFVLSEGVRQTGVIQILTRKMESFAGDSESRQLLATVGLSGPTAGFVNNTPIVAVLIPAVTNLAQKTGTSPSKLLIPLSFASMLGGMLTVIGTSTNLLASDIWAQIGGPGAEPFSLFEFTQLGVVVLAVGIVYLLTLGRYLVPARISPKGTSTDRFGMADYLTDVVVRENSELVGSQVREVRGGDLDLDVFQIVREGRTVVRGLPSERIRAGDILSVRASQETLEQIIEDDSLQLLPELVDAAGEYSEQLPEGFSPTRHAWHPTASDADAAAMEATGEGEPGDETERREASTDGAKEEGASTERERETSLTEVVLLPRRWSMGRSGVAGFEREYDATVLAVRRGNEVIRQRLRDVDLQAGDVLLVQTNEDVLDRLRTDTHVIVSSDGRWEQFDRRQIPVALGIVAGVVGLAALEYLPIMVSALTGVVAMLFSGVLRPEEAYEAVDWDVIFLIAGVIPLGIAFEASGTADLIATAIVAVSAVLPPVAMLATFYLGTALVTEMVSNNASVVLMLPIAVEVANRLGVEAFSFALAVTFAASTPLLSPVGYQTNLMVYGPGGYKFTDFARVGAPLQLILTVVTTGGIVFFWGL; translated from the coding sequence CTGCCCGTCTCCGTCGACGTGCTCGTCGTGCTTGCGGTGGTCGCCGCCGCCCTCGTCCTGTTCGTGTGGCAACCAGTCTCGATCGACACCACGGCGATCGCGCTGATGGTCGCGCTCATCCTCCTCGGGCCGTGGACCGGCGTCTCCCCGGAGGAGGGCGTATCCGGGTTCTCGAATCCTGCGACGCTCACCGTACTCGCGATGTTCGTCCTCAGCGAGGGAGTTCGACAGACCGGAGTCATCCAGATACTCACCCGCAAGATGGAGTCGTTCGCGGGCGACAGCGAATCGCGACAGCTGCTCGCCACGGTCGGACTGTCCGGGCCAACGGCGGGCTTCGTCAACAACACCCCGATCGTGGCGGTGTTGATCCCCGCGGTCACGAACCTCGCGCAGAAGACCGGGACGTCGCCCTCGAAGTTACTCATCCCGCTCTCGTTCGCCTCGATGCTGGGCGGCATGCTCACCGTCATCGGGACGTCGACGAACCTGCTCGCCAGCGACATCTGGGCGCAGATCGGCGGCCCGGGCGCGGAGCCGTTCTCGCTGTTCGAGTTCACGCAACTGGGCGTCGTCGTTCTCGCGGTCGGTATCGTCTACCTCCTGACTCTCGGTCGGTACTTGGTCCCCGCGCGAATCTCCCCGAAGGGGACCTCGACGGACCGGTTCGGGATGGCGGACTACCTGACCGACGTCGTCGTCCGCGAGAATTCCGAACTCGTCGGGTCACAGGTCCGAGAGGTCAGAGGCGGGGACCTCGATCTCGACGTGTTCCAGATCGTCCGCGAGGGTCGCACCGTGGTCCGCGGCCTCCCGAGCGAGCGGATCAGAGCCGGCGACATCCTCTCGGTGAGAGCGAGCCAGGAAACCCTCGAACAGATCATCGAGGACGACTCCCTCCAACTGCTTCCGGAACTCGTCGACGCCGCGGGCGAATACAGCGAGCAACTTCCCGAGGGGTTCTCACCGACCCGTCACGCGTGGCACCCGACCGCGAGCGACGCGGACGCGGCGGCGATGGAAGCCACGGGCGAAGGGGAGCCGGGAGACGAGACCGAGAGGAGAGAGGCGTCGACCGACGGGGCCAAGGAGGAGGGGGCGTCGACGGAGAGAGAACGAGAAACCTCGCTCACGGAGGTCGTGTTGCTCCCGCGGCGGTGGTCGATGGGTCGCAGCGGCGTCGCCGGATTCGAACGGGAGTACGACGCGACCGTACTCGCCGTCCGTCGGGGGAACGAGGTCATCCGACAGCGACTCCGGGACGTCGATCTGCAGGCGGGCGACGTGCTGTTGGTTCAGACGAACGAGGACGTTCTCGATCGGCTCCGGACCGACACGCACGTCATCGTCTCCAGCGACGGCCGCTGGGAGCAGTTCGACCGTCGACAGATCCCGGTCGCACTCGGCATCGTCGCGGGCGTCGTGGGGCTGGCCGCCCTCGAGTACCTCCCGATTATGGTGAGCGCGCTCACCGGCGTCGTCGCGATGCTCTTCTCGGGCGTCCTCAGACCGGAAGAAGCCTACGAGGCGGTCGACTGGGACGTCATCTTCCTGATCGCAGGGGTCATCCCCCTCGGAATCGCCTTCGAGGCCTCCGGGACCGCTGATCTGATCGCGACGGCCATCGTCGCCGTGAGCGCCGTCCTCCCGCCGGTTGCGATGCTCGCGACGTTCTATCTCGGGACCGCGCTCGTCACCGAGATGGTGAGCAACAACGCCAGCGTCGTGTTGATGCTCCCGATCGCCGTCGAAGTCGCAAACCGGCTCGGGGTCGAGGCCTTTTCGTTCGCGCTCGCGGTGACGTTCGCCGCCAGCACGCCGCTTCTCAGTCCCGTCGGTTACCAGACGAACCTGATGGTCTACGGTCCGGGCGGGTACAAGTTCACCGACTTCGCGCGCGTCGGTGCGCCGCTCCAACTGATCCTGACGGTCGTCACGACGGGCGGGATCGTGTTCTTCTGGGGACTGTGA
- a CDS encoding alpha-ketoacid dehydrogenase subunit beta yields MSENSAETRELTMSRAMVSAIAHEMRENDEVFYMGEDVADYGGIFDSTEGLREEFGYDRVMDVPISETAYLGAAVGAAQEGMRPIAELMFVDFFGVAMDQIYNQMAKNTYMSGGNVSVPMVLTAAVGGTYNDAAQHSQTLYGTFAHIPGLKIVVPSTAYEAKGLMHNAIRDDDPVLYMFHKRLMGIGWLPAPDGPKTPVPETDYTIPFGSADVKRTGDDVTIVTLGLHVHRALEAAEGLAADGIDAEVVDLRSLVPLDTDTVVESVEKTGNLVVVDEDYRSYGVTGEIVASVADEALAALDSVERVALPDVPIPYSRPMENEVVPDVDDIAAAVRRTQ; encoded by the coding sequence ATGTCCGAGAACAGCGCGGAGACCCGGGAACTGACGATGAGCAGAGCGATGGTGTCGGCCATCGCCCACGAGATGCGGGAGAACGACGAGGTGTTCTACATGGGCGAAGACGTCGCCGACTACGGCGGCATCTTCGACTCCACGGAGGGCCTCCGCGAGGAGTTCGGCTACGACCGGGTGATGGACGTCCCGATCAGCGAGACGGCCTATCTCGGTGCCGCCGTGGGTGCCGCCCAGGAGGGGATGCGCCCCATCGCGGAACTGATGTTCGTCGACTTCTTCGGCGTCGCGATGGACCAGATCTACAACCAGATGGCCAAGAACACCTACATGAGCGGCGGCAACGTCTCCGTGCCGATGGTGCTGACCGCCGCCGTCGGCGGCACCTACAACGACGCCGCCCAGCACTCCCAGACGCTTTACGGGACGTTCGCTCATATTCCGGGGCTGAAGATCGTCGTCCCCTCGACGGCCTACGAGGCGAAGGGGCTGATGCACAACGCCATCCGCGACGACGACCCGGTCCTCTACATGTTCCACAAGCGCCTGATGGGAATCGGCTGGCTCCCCGCCCCGGACGGCCCGAAGACGCCCGTCCCCGAGACGGACTACACGATCCCGTTCGGCAGCGCCGACGTCAAGCGCACCGGCGACGACGTCACGATCGTCACGCTCGGCCTGCACGTCCACCGGGCGCTGGAAGCCGCCGAGGGGCTGGCCGCCGACGGGATCGACGCCGAGGTCGTCGACCTGCGGTCGCTCGTCCCGCTCGACACCGACACCGTCGTCGAGTCGGTCGAGAAGACGGGCAACCTCGTCGTCGTCGACGAGGACTACCGCTCCTACGGCGTGACCGGCGAGATCGTCGCCAGCGTCGCCGACGAGGCGCTCGCCGCGCTCGATTCGGTCGAGCGGGTCGCGCTCCCGGACGTGCCGATCCCGTACTCGCGCCCGATGGAGAACGAGGTCGTGCCCGACGTCGACGACATCGCCGCGGCCGTGCGGAGGACCCAGTGA
- a CDS encoding YIP1 family protein — protein MTTWVENPEGGRERGPRGLLRAWIEVLVRPRQFFRNGVAPGDQAPGLVFAVAVAVAYAVGLFAFVPERIPALAGGETVSAAIALAAVALVVAPAALHLTAALQAIILILTVRDRAGVSETVQVVAYATAPCVAAGLPVPSLRLVCTLYGAALLVVGLREVHDTTTARAIAAGAIPATLLFGSAFGGLDAGEAVLQAAGLI, from the coding sequence GTGACCACCTGGGTCGAGAACCCCGAAGGCGGCCGCGAGCGCGGACCGCGCGGACTCCTGCGGGCGTGGATCGAGGTCCTCGTCCGCCCGCGGCAGTTCTTTCGGAACGGCGTCGCGCCGGGCGATCAGGCTCCGGGGCTGGTCTTCGCCGTCGCCGTCGCCGTCGCGTACGCCGTCGGGCTGTTCGCGTTCGTCCCGGAGCGGATCCCCGCGCTGGCCGGCGGCGAAACCGTCTCGGCCGCGATCGCGCTCGCGGCCGTGGCGCTCGTCGTCGCGCCCGCGGCGCTGCACCTGACGGCCGCGCTCCAGGCGATCATCCTGATACTCACCGTCCGTGACCGAGCGGGCGTGAGCGAGACGGTCCAGGTCGTCGCCTACGCCACGGCTCCGTGCGTCGCCGCCGGACTCCCGGTTCCGTCGTTGCGTCTCGTCTGTACGCTGTACGGGGCCGCGCTGCTCGTCGTCGGCCTGCGGGAGGTACACGACACCACCACCGCCCGCGCCATCGCCGCGGGTGCGATCCCCGCGACGCTGCTCTTCGGGTCGGCGTTCGGCGGCCTCGACGCGGGGGAGGCCGTTCTCCAGGCGGCCGGACTGATCTGA
- a CDS encoding lipoyl domain-containing protein, which translates to MSGSDDRVPVTADEWADEADSDEGVVVNWFVREGATVEEGESVCEIQIEKVSVDVLAPVAGTLAEIVKGEDDEFERGDTLAWITPSG; encoded by the coding sequence ATGAGCGGAAGCGACGACCGCGTTCCGGTGACGGCCGACGAGTGGGCCGACGAGGCCGACAGCGACGAGGGGGTCGTCGTCAACTGGTTCGTCCGCGAGGGCGCGACGGTCGAAGAGGGAGAGAGCGTCTGCGAGATCCAGATCGAGAAGGTCAGCGTCGACGTGCTCGCGCCGGTCGCCGGGACGCTCGCGGAGATCGTCAAAGGGGAGGACGACGAGTTCGAGCGCGGCGACACGCTCGCGTGGATCACCCCGAGCGGGTAA
- a CDS encoding tRNA uridine(34) 5-carboxymethylaminomethyl modification radical SAM/GNAT enzyme Elp3 encodes MSTDAEPDSGADAESDPDPAETEAFRRTCEDLVGRILDGDVGRDDLESAKLDACSTHSSPKVPKNAEILRHAPQGRREEVKEVVQRKPVRTASGVSPVAIMTSPHMCPHGKCLYCPGGPASEFDSAQSYTGHEPAAARGEQNDYDPYGQVTLRLEQLRHIGHPVDKVELILMGGTMTARSHDYQEWFVKRALEALNDYDLDSEPEPAEDQSFKPDPEETEFRYVEDVIAENETAEIRNIGTTFETKPDWCDPEQIDRMLDLGATKVEVGVQTTYERINREMHRGHGVQASIDANRRLRDSGFKVGFHMMPGQPGMTKEMILEDFRQLFEREEYRPDYLKIYPTLVVRGTRVYDQWRRDEFEPLGNEEAAEIVSEVMGMIPEYTRLQRVQRDIPADFIDAGVWKSNLRQLAAQRAEEKGIEIRDIRAREAGMNEADPDPERVELNATTYDVAGGTEHFLAFEDPVEDLLVGFCRLRFPNDPVRRELADAAIVRELHVYGSEAGIGSGEGEWQHRGYGRRLIRRAEELAADAGYGKLAIISGIGAREYYRQKLGYHQDGPYVSKRLT; translated from the coding sequence GTGAGCACCGACGCCGAGCCGGATTCGGGAGCGGACGCCGAGTCGGATCCGGACCCCGCCGAGACGGAGGCGTTCCGACGCACCTGCGAGGACCTCGTCGGGCGGATCCTCGACGGCGACGTCGGCCGCGACGACCTAGAGTCGGCGAAGCTCGACGCCTGTTCGACGCACTCCTCGCCGAAGGTCCCGAAGAACGCGGAGATCCTCCGGCACGCCCCGCAGGGCCGCCGCGAGGAGGTCAAAGAGGTCGTCCAGCGAAAGCCCGTTCGGACCGCCTCGGGCGTCTCACCGGTCGCGATAATGACGTCGCCGCACATGTGTCCGCACGGGAAGTGCCTCTACTGTCCCGGCGGGCCCGCCTCGGAGTTCGACTCCGCGCAGTCGTACACGGGCCACGAACCGGCCGCGGCTCGCGGCGAACAGAACGACTACGACCCCTACGGCCAGGTGACGCTCCGCCTCGAACAGCTGCGGCACATCGGCCACCCCGTCGACAAGGTCGAACTCATCCTGATGGGCGGGACGATGACCGCGCGCAGTCACGACTACCAGGAGTGGTTCGTCAAGCGCGCGCTGGAGGCGCTGAACGACTACGACCTCGATAGCGAACCCGAACCGGCGGAGGATCAGTCGTTCAAACCCGATCCCGAGGAGACCGAGTTCCGCTACGTCGAGGACGTGATCGCCGAGAACGAGACGGCGGAGATTCGAAACATCGGGACGACGTTCGAGACGAAGCCCGACTGGTGCGACCCCGAACAGATCGATCGGATGCTCGATCTGGGGGCGACGAAGGTCGAGGTGGGCGTCCAGACGACCTACGAGCGGATAAACCGAGAGATGCACCGCGGTCACGGGGTGCAGGCCTCGATCGACGCGAACCGCCGGCTCCGCGATTCGGGGTTCAAGGTCGGCTTCCATATGATGCCGGGGCAGCCGGGGATGACCAAGGAAATGATCCTCGAGGACTTCCGGCAGCTGTTCGAGCGCGAGGAGTACCGCCCCGACTACCTCAAGATCTACCCCACGCTCGTCGTCCGCGGGACGCGCGTCTACGACCAGTGGCGCCGCGACGAATTCGAGCCCCTCGGGAACGAGGAGGCCGCAGAGATCGTGAGCGAGGTGATGGGGATGATCCCCGAGTACACGCGGCTGCAGCGCGTCCAGCGGGACATCCCCGCGGACTTCATCGACGCGGGCGTCTGGAAGTCGAACCTCCGACAGCTCGCCGCACAGCGCGCCGAGGAGAAGGGAATCGAGATCCGGGACATCCGCGCCCGCGAGGCCGGGATGAACGAGGCCGACCCGGACCCCGAGCGCGTCGAGTTGAACGCGACGACCTACGACGTCGCCGGCGGCACCGAGCACTTCCTGGCGTTCGAGGACCCCGTCGAGGACCTGCTGGTTGGGTTCTGTCGACTCCGGTTCCCGAACGATCCAGTCCGTCGGGAACTGGCGGACGCCGCGATCGTCCGCGAGCTCCACGTCTACGGGAGCGAGGCCGGCATCGGCAGCGGCGAGGGCGAGTGGCAGCACAGGGGCTACGGTCGACGGCTGATCCGCCGGGCCGAGGAACTCGCCGCCGACGCGGGCTACGGGAAGCTCGCGATCATCTCCGGCATCGGCGCGCGCGAGTACTACCGGCAGAAGCTCGGCTACCACCAGGACGGGCCGTACGTCTCGAAGCGACTGACCTGA